One genomic region from Drosophila subpulchrella strain 33 F10 #4 breed RU33 unplaced genomic scaffold, RU_Dsub_v1.1 Primary Assembly Seq2, whole genome shotgun sequence encodes:
- the LOC119559280 gene encoding uncharacterized protein LOC119559280 isoform X2, translating to MQKRLKSAAELKRIQALKALFKKVVRMVSFNDPWRESDYDPRISTNLPRNVSNRVRTKRKSGFLTAADKSLIRTPHAIRTIPERMKLCKMFAKFRCLVRFTPKIRARLVPVVRFMPLDAGRKIIRQSDTPITVFFILTGEVHMYRDEVGQEGDKVIQGILGPGDMMGDVELLEGIKRTHTFKTASYCELLVLFDYDFAPILGPYMTKIWDEKKRALKALDYFDFLDNDQIVEACRFGKLKQFDPLETIFCDDIGSMTNVHFVLSGECLILQCLNIKVSLKKGKKFFELMPTSAGEVSQMFRKGVRSTFSTQTKLNSVAVSKVDLDLVESSSSSSKENGPFNTHSRTAPAFESHFIDVGTITFGGIFGLGEKMEHRVVMARSTVQCLILPRFFLLEKKQNPGNIWERRLLYMECMIPSREALFAHYLKSCEWKKFKNDFIRETLKPSDNDCTHVDDVPIICKIVESSEDVN from the exons atgcaaaaGCGTTTGAAGAGTGCTGCAGAGCTTAAACGGATACAGGCTCTCAAGGCATTGTTCAAAAAAGTGGTTCGCATGGTGAGCTTTAATGACCCGTGGAGAGAAAGCGATTACGACCCCAGGATTTCTACAAACCTTCCGAGAAATGTATCAAATCGAGTTCGGACCAAGCGCAAATCGGGATTTCTCACAGCAGCg GACAAATCCTTAATTCGAACACCGCACGCAATTCGTACAATTCCGGAGAGAATGAAGTTGTGTAAGATGTTTGCTAAGTTTAGATGCCTGGTTCGATTTACTCCA AAAATCCGCGCTCGCTTGGTTCCTGTGGTCCGCTTTATGCCCCTTGATGCTGGCCGCAAAATCATAAGACAATCGGATACTCCAATAACAGTGTTTTTCATATTAACAGGGGAGGTACACATGTATCGAGACGAAGTTGGCCAG gaggGAGATAAGGTGATTCAGGGCATTTTGGGGCCAGGCGACATGATGGGAGATGTGGAGCTACTGGAAGGTATCAAGCGAACTCACACCTTTAAAACAGCAT CCTACTGCGAACTGCTGGTGCTATTCGACTATGACTTTGCGCCGATTCTCGGGCCCTACATGACGAAGATTTGGGACGAGAAGAAGCGGGCCCTCAAGGCGCTGGACTACTTTGATTTCCTCGACAATGACCAG ATCGTGGAAGCCTGCCGATTCGGGAAGCTAAAACAATTTGATCCCCTGGAAACCATATTCTGTGACGATATAGGATCTATGACAAATGTGCACTTTGTGCTCAGTGGAGAATGTCTGATACTCCAGTGCCTTAATATAAAG GTTAGtctaaaaaaaggaaaaaagttcTTTGAGCTTATGCCAACGTCCGCAGGAGAAGTGTCACAAATGTTCAGGAAAGGGGTCAGATCCACCTTTTCCACGCAAACTAAACTAAACTCAGTGGCTGTCTCAAAAGTGGATCTTGATCTGGTAGAAAGCTCCAGTAGCAGTTCCAAGGAAAATGGACCGTTTAATACACACAGCCGGACG GCACCTGCTTTCGAAAGCCATTTCATCGATGTGGGTACCATCACTTTTGGAGGAATTTTCGGATTGGGCGAGAAAATGGAGCACCGAGTGGTTATGGCCAGGTCCACGGTTCAGTGTCTGATCCTTCCCAGATTTTTCCTGCTGGAGAAGAAACAAAATCCAGGAAATATTTGGGAGCGCAGGCTTTTATATATGGAGTGCATGATTCCATCGAGGGAAGCCTTATTCGCTCACTATCTCAAATCTTGtgaatggaaaaaattcaaaaacgaTTTTATTCGCGAAACTTTGAAGCCATCCGATAATGACTGTACACACGTTGACGATGTTCCAATAATTTGTAAAATAGTGGAGTCATCGGAAGACGTTAATTAA
- the LOC119559275 gene encoding probable tubulin polyglutamylase ttll-15, whose translation MDASVEENAPRQRDAECKMAKTEESEKPSNSIGLLPVMIFLAATVTTAVVVELLPHASKVFPWNSADSLEDQRQPPPTYAIFGRSPTEEHLVHVVNVLHQFGYQRVGVNESWNLLWAHDYPFLSFSNLKNLGQHQVVNHLPGCGYLTNKVDLCTTPLPFLPRAFRLPAERQEFLDYARTNPQALFVQKHNEHRHIKVRAPADIAFGSNDSFVQEFVQRPFLVDGYKFDIGVYVVITSINPLRVYIYTGDVLFRYCPVKYHPFDAENVDKYIVGDDYLPTWEVPSLRKYYNRFGGSMRTVFEAYVRDQGMDPAKIWRQVEHIIRTTIAAKEKDIVNILSSYKTHNFFDLMRFDLFIDEDLKVFLMEANMSPNLSSAHFKPNSLLYEQVLYSVFNLVGIRPLTATSGSLLAESSEMITADKNLATDLNKCAAHDCDKSCNKEECDLCLQCLSGSQYRMLQQAHQEHLHRVDMKRIFPQPIRDLKSFNLNEEITNMSKKNAWMTRWFYNKCQFDAAWCN comes from the exons ATGGATGCCAGTGTGGAGGAGAATGCTCCTAGACAAAGGGATGCCGAGTGCAAA ATGGCCAAAACGGAGGAGTCCGAAAAGCCATCCAATAGCATTGGATTGCTCCCGGTTATGATATTCCTGGCGGCCACGGTGACCACGGCGGTGGTGGTGGAACTTCTGCCGCATGCCAGCAAGGTTTTCCCCTGGAATTCCGCAGATTCTCTAGAGGATCAGCGGCAGCCACCGCCCACATATGCGATCTTCGGCCGGAGTCCCACGGAGGAGCACCTGGTGCATGTGGTCAATGTGCTGCATCAGTTTGGCTACCAGCGCGTGGGCGTCAATGAGAGCTGGAATCTGCTGTGGGCCCACGACTATCCCTTTCTCTCGTTCTCGAACCTCAAGAATCTCGGCCAGCATCAGGTGGTGAATCACCTGCCAGGCTGCGGTTACCTAACCAACAAGGTGGACCTCTGCACTACTCCGCTGCCCTTCCTGCCGCGTGCCTTTCGATTGCCAGCCGAGCGGCAGGAGTTCCTGGACTATGCCAGGACTAATCCCCAGGCGCTTTTCGTCCAGAAGCACAATGAACATCGGCACATCAAGGTGCGAGCTCCCGCTGACATAGCTTTCGGCTCCAACGACTCATTTGTCCAGGAGTTCGTACAAAGACCCTTCTTGGTGGATGGCTACAAGTTCGACATCGGAGTCTATGTGGTCATCACCTCGATCAATCCCCTGCGAGTCTACATCTACACGGGCGACGTGCTGTTCCGGTACTGCCCCGTGAAGTACCATCCCTTCGATGCCGAAAATGTGGACAAGTACATTGTGGGCGATGACTACCTGCCCACCTGGGAGGTTCCTTCGCTGCGCAAGTACTACAATCGCTTTGGCGGCAGCATGCGCACCGTTTTCGAGGCCTATGTCCGGGATCAGGGCATGGATCCCGCCAAGATTTGGCGACAGGTGGAGCACATCATCCGCACAACGATTGCGGCCAAGGAGAAGGACATCGTGAACATACTTAGCTCCTACAAGACACACAACTTTTTCGATCTGATGCGATTTGATCTGTTCATCGACGAGGACCTGAAGGTCTTTCTCATGGAGGCCAACATGTCACCCAATCTCTCCTCTGCTCATTTTAAGCCGAACTCGCTTTTGTACGAGCAGGTGCTCTACAGTGTTTTCAATCTGGTCGGAATTAGGCCACTCACTGCAACAAGTGGTTCATT GCTTGCTGAGAGCAGCGAAATGATCACAGCCGATAAAAACCTGGCCACTGACTTGAACAAGTGCGCTGCCCACGACTGCGACAAGTCCTGCAACAAGGAGGAGTGCGATCTCTGCCTGCAATGcctcagtggatcgcagtacaGGATGCTGCAGCAAGCTCACCAGGAGCACCTGCATCGCGTGGACATGAAGCGCATCTTCCCTCAGCCAATT CGGGATTTAAAGAGCTTCAATCTCAATGAGGaaattacaaacatgtcgAAGAAAAACGCTTGGATGACCCGCTGGTTTTACAACAAATGCCAATTCGATGCTGCCTGGTGCAATTAg
- the LOC119559282 gene encoding cadherin-86C isoform X4 codes for MASTSSSQPEKNRSHVPLCRLGTEPISGTSAAEEPSGQRECYYYTPATSPHHHLYSHHHNRLKQHHRHHHHHHHHHHHDHRHQHQHHRNQQIQHHWPSRLGPIGPWLGAMTAYRLLTISLLIGILCPHHVQGADPKFDPTTRMRLVLVPADAQVNSVIYRLRATDEEFDYPLTFEFVGDASASTVKVESLPCTKYNSVCQANIVLQRRLEPGRYYDFQVSVKDTKGGMTTQLCSITATNFTTPHDLIFPHKPGIIMIPEDAKRGTELDYVIARKNPLFQKPVYLELWGSPLFAIRQKIVSSETTEGTVFLLGPLDFEKQAMYHLTILANDAYAEPGQDSRNIAGMEIVVIVQDVQDQPPVFTSAPPVTKLPPGILPGDKILQVHAEDGDKGNPREVRYGLVSENNPFTSFFDINETSGEIFLMRPLEDIAFITHVGDPVLLTVIAEEVKVGRDEPPALASTVQLAFFLPDRTNSPPYFENDHYVSRVDENAPQGTALTFVDPYVPRVYDDDTGKNGVFSLTLLNNNGTFEISPNVAERSAGFLIRVRDNSMLDYEQRHSVQFQVLAQELGPATNLSALVNVTVYINDVNDNAPVFEQPAYTVELPENMTAGTKVVQVLATDPDSGLGGKVRYTAILGYLNTSLNLDAETGLITVSTNKHGFDREVMPEYHLYVEARDMDGEGNRAQVPLILKLIDVNDETPIFDKDLYEFILTHDLMGFTTSAVIHAEDKDATAPNNEVRYEIINGNYDNQFVLDKVTGELTVREKINLRAKKNAKTRRRRQTAGSEDEDTDIFILTARAYDLGVPVRFSTTTIRIYPPESRKRTVKFVVPGHNPDKAKTEETLSALSGGKVYIHNIRPLRPDEPGAKDIAAGNPGIKERSVVTATVIYDSSSVVDISEIQQRLSQHNNSYAIMPTDSSRTDTQYKAENKVLFWLLILLATLVALTILILLLCCICSWCPLYGAATSQSGWEDAMPGRRRNLQIPERSPPAGSSTMDVSSLTKT; via the exons ATGGCTTCCACAAGTAGCAGTCAGCCGGAGAAGAACCGATCACATGTCCCGCTTTGCCGCCTGGGAACGGAGCCGATCAGTGGGACGAGTGCCGCTGAGGAGCCCAGTGGGCAGAGGGAATGCTACTACTACACCCCAGCTACCTCCCCGCACCACCATCTCTACAGCCACCACCACAATCGTCTGAAGCAGCACCACCGGcaccaccatcatcatcatcatcatcatcatcatgatCATCGGCATCAGCATCAGCATCATCGGAACCAGCAGATCCAGCACCACTGGCCATCGCGACTGGGTCCGATTGGTCCCTGGCTGGGCGCAATGACCGCCTATCGACTGCTGACAATCAGCCTCCTAATTGGCATTCTGTGTCCACATCACGTCCAGGGAGCGGACCCCAAGTTCGATCCGACCACGCGCATGCGCCTGGTTCTGGTGCCGGCGGACGCACAGGTCAACTCGGTAATCTACAGGTTGCGTGCCACCGACGAGGAGTTCGACTATCCGCTGACCTTCGAGTTCGTGGGCGATGCCAGCGCCTCCACCGTCAAGGTGGAATCGCTACCCTGCACCAAGTACAATTCGGTGTGCCAGGCGAATATCGTACTCCAGCGGCGATTGGAGCCGGGCAGGTACTATGACTTCCAGGTATCGGTGAAGGACACCAAGGGCGGAATGACCACGCAGCTCTGCTCAATTACGGCCACCAATTTCACCACGCCGCACGACCTCATCTTCCCGCACAAGCCCGGCATCATAATGATACCCGAG GATGCTAAACGCGGCACGGAATTGGATTATGTAATTGCCCGCAAGAATCCGCTGTTTCAGAAACCAGTCTACCTCGAGTTATGG GGTTCTCCGCTGTTTGCCATAAGACAAAAAATCGTATCTTCCGAGACCACAGAGGGAACCGTTTTCCTCCTGGGTCCACTGGACTTTGAGAAGCAAGCCATGTACCACCTAACGATACTAGCCAAT GATGCCTATGCTGAGCCTGGTCAGGATAGTCGCAATATAGCGGGAATGGAGATAGTGGTTATCGTCCAGGATGttcaggaccagccaccagtATTCACATCTGCTCCCCCAGTCACCAAACTGCCACCGGGAATACTGCCAGGCGATAAG ATATTACAAGTTCATGCTGAGGATGGCGACAAGGGCAATCCCCGGGAGGTTCGCTATGGATTGGTCTCCGAGAACAATCCGTTCACCTCGTTCTTCGACATCAACGAAACAAGCG GTGAGATCTTCCTGATGCGACCCCTCGAGGACATTGCCTTCATCACGCATGTGGGTGATCCGGTGCTGCTCACCGTAATTGCGGAAGAGGTTAAGGTGGGTCGTGACGAGCCGCCCGCACTGGCCTCCACGGTCCAATTGGCGTTCTTTCTGCCCGATCGCACCAATTCGCCGCCGTACTTCGAGAACGATCA CTACGTCTCGAGGGTGGACGAGAACGCCCCCCAAGGCACCGCACTGACGTTCGTTGATCCCTACGTGCCGCGGGTCTACGACGATGATACGGGCAAGAACGGCGTCTTCTCGCTGACGCTGCTCAACAACAACGGCACGTTCGAGATTAGCCCAAATGTGGCGGAACGGAGTGCGGGATTCCTGATCCGGGTGCGGGACAACTCCATGCTGGACTACGAGCAGCGGCACTCGGTGCAGTTCCAGGTACTGGCCCAGGAACTAGGGCCAGCCACCAATCTCTCCGCGCTGGTCAACGTTACGGTGTACATTAACGATGTGAACGATAATGCTCCGGTTTTCGAGCAGCCCGCCTATACGGTGGAACTGCCGGAGAACATGACGGCGGGCACTAAGGTGGTCCAAGTCCTGGCCACCGATCCGGATTCCGGTTTGGGTGGCAAGGTGCGATACACAGCCATTCTGGGCTATCTGAATACCTCCCTGAATCTGGATGCGGAGACGGGGCTGATCACGGTCTCCACCAACAAACACGGCTTTGATCGAGAAGTCATGCCCGAATACCATCTCTACGTGGAGGCCAGGGACATGGACGGCGAGGGGAATCGGGCTCAGGTGCCATTAATACTTAAGCTAATCGATGTCAACGACGAAACGCCCATTTTCGACAAGGATCTTTACGAGTTTATACTCACACACGACTTGATGGGCTTCACCACCAGCGCAGTGATCCATGCGGAGGATAAGGACGCCACTGCTCCGAATAATGAGGTGCGCTACGAGATCATCAATGGCAACTACGACAATCAGTTTGTCTTGGACAAGGTGACCGGTGAGCTGACGGTCAGGGAGAAGATCAACCTGCGAGCCAAGAAGAATGCCAAGACAAGAAGGCGTCGACAGACGGCGGGATCTGAGGATGAGGATACCGACATATTCATCCTGACAGCCAGAGCCTACGATCTGGGTGTTCCGGTGCGCTtctccaccaccaccattcGAATTTATCCTCCAGAAAGCCGCAAACGCACTGTGAAGTTTGTGGTGCCGGGACACAATCCGGACAAGGCCAAAACCGAGGAGACACTTTCGGCCCTCTCCGGTGGCAAGGTGTACATCCACAATATTCGGCCTCTGCGTCCGGATGAGCCAGGTGCCAAGGACATAGCAGCTGGGAATCCGGGCATCAAGGAGCGCAGTGTGGTGACGGCCACCGTGATTTATGACAGCTCCTCGGTGGTGGACATATCGGAGATTCAGCAGAGATTGTCCCAGCACAACAACTCCTATGCCATCATGCCGACGGACTCCTCGCGCACAGAC
- the LOC119559280 gene encoding uncharacterized protein LOC119559280 isoform X1 — translation MQKRLKSAAELKRIQALKALFKKVVRMVSFNDPWRESDYDPRISTNLPRNVSNRVRTKRKSGFLTAADKSLIRTPHAIRTIPERMKLCKMFAKFRCLVRFTPKIRARLVPVVRFMPLDAGRKIIRQSDTPITVFFILTGEVHMYRDEVGQEGDKVIQGILGPGDMMGDVELLEGIKRTHTFKTASYCELLVLFDYDFAPILGPYMTKIWDEKKRALKALDYFDFLDNDQIVEACRFGKLKQFDPLETIFCDDIGSMTNVHFVLSGECLILQCLNIKVSLKKGKKFFELMPTSAGEVSQMFRKGVRSTFSTQTKLNSVAVSKVDLDLVESSSSSSKENGPFNTHSRTMRKMRLQDIAKSCGLIKSMHTPKPRYTWRRSTHQKSIISASSDAANDFIDEDMYEDFWEMYEDEDEIESSSSTSDNLDQVLTQAFRTAPAFDSFVGSASDEREVFSSSFSSFSSSSEESSAPAFESHFIDVGTITFGGIFGLGEKMEHRVVMARSTVQCLILPRFFLLEKKQNPGNIWERRLLYMECMIPSREALFAHYLKSCEWKKFKNDFIRETLKPSDNDCTHVDDVPIICKIVESSEDVN, via the exons atgcaaaaGCGTTTGAAGAGTGCTGCAGAGCTTAAACGGATACAGGCTCTCAAGGCATTGTTCAAAAAAGTGGTTCGCATGGTGAGCTTTAATGACCCGTGGAGAGAAAGCGATTACGACCCCAGGATTTCTACAAACCTTCCGAGAAATGTATCAAATCGAGTTCGGACCAAGCGCAAATCGGGATTTCTCACAGCAGCg GACAAATCCTTAATTCGAACACCGCACGCAATTCGTACAATTCCGGAGAGAATGAAGTTGTGTAAGATGTTTGCTAAGTTTAGATGCCTGGTTCGATTTACTCCA AAAATCCGCGCTCGCTTGGTTCCTGTGGTCCGCTTTATGCCCCTTGATGCTGGCCGCAAAATCATAAGACAATCGGATACTCCAATAACAGTGTTTTTCATATTAACAGGGGAGGTACACATGTATCGAGACGAAGTTGGCCAG gaggGAGATAAGGTGATTCAGGGCATTTTGGGGCCAGGCGACATGATGGGAGATGTGGAGCTACTGGAAGGTATCAAGCGAACTCACACCTTTAAAACAGCAT CCTACTGCGAACTGCTGGTGCTATTCGACTATGACTTTGCGCCGATTCTCGGGCCCTACATGACGAAGATTTGGGACGAGAAGAAGCGGGCCCTCAAGGCGCTGGACTACTTTGATTTCCTCGACAATGACCAG ATCGTGGAAGCCTGCCGATTCGGGAAGCTAAAACAATTTGATCCCCTGGAAACCATATTCTGTGACGATATAGGATCTATGACAAATGTGCACTTTGTGCTCAGTGGAGAATGTCTGATACTCCAGTGCCTTAATATAAAG GTTAGtctaaaaaaaggaaaaaagttcTTTGAGCTTATGCCAACGTCCGCAGGAGAAGTGTCACAAATGTTCAGGAAAGGGGTCAGATCCACCTTTTCCACGCAAACTAAACTAAACTCAGTGGCTGTCTCAAAAGTGGATCTTGATCTGGTAGAAAGCTCCAGTAGCAGTTCCAAGGAAAATGGACCGTTTAATACACACAGCCGGACG ATGCGCAAAATGCGATTACAAGATATAGCAAAGTCATGCGGCCTAATAAAATCGATGCATACGCCCAAACCGCGTTACACATGGCGCCGATCGACCCATCAAAAATCAATAATTTCCGCATCCTCTGATGCCGCTAATGATTTTATCGATGAAGATATGTATGAGGATTTTTGGGAAATGTACGAGGATGAAGATGAGATCGAATCAAGTTCATCTACTTCGGACAATTTGGACCAAGTTCTCACGCAGGCTTTCCGAACCGCTCCTGCTTTTGATAGTTTTGTTGGAAGTGCTTCCGATGAAAGAGAGGTTTTTTCCTCATCCTTCTCTAGTTTTAGTTCAAGCAGTGAAGAATCGTCC GCACCTGCTTTCGAAAGCCATTTCATCGATGTGGGTACCATCACTTTTGGAGGAATTTTCGGATTGGGCGAGAAAATGGAGCACCGAGTGGTTATGGCCAGGTCCACGGTTCAGTGTCTGATCCTTCCCAGATTTTTCCTGCTGGAGAAGAAACAAAATCCAGGAAATATTTGGGAGCGCAGGCTTTTATATATGGAGTGCATGATTCCATCGAGGGAAGCCTTATTCGCTCACTATCTCAAATCTTGtgaatggaaaaaattcaaaaacgaTTTTATTCGCGAAACTTTGAAGCCATCCGATAATGACTGTACACACGTTGACGATGTTCCAATAATTTGTAAAATAGTGGAGTCATCGGAAGACGTTAATTAA
- the LOC119559282 gene encoding cadherin-86C isoform X3, which produces MASTSSSQPEKNRSHVPLCRLGTEPISGTSAAEEPSGQRECYYYTPATSPHHHLYSHHHNRLKQHHRHHHHHHHHHHHDHRHQHQHHRNQQIQHHWPSRLGPIGPWLGAMTAYRLLTISLLIGILCPHHVQGADPKFDPTTRMRLVLVPADAQVNSVIYRLRATDEEFDYPLTFEFVGDASASTVKVESLPCTKYNSVCQANIVLQRRLEPGRYYDFQVSVKDTKGGMTTQLCSITATNFTTPHDLIFPHKPGIIMIPEDAKRGTELDYVIARKNPLFQKPVYLELWGSPLFAIRQKIVSSETTEGTVFLLGPLDFEKQAMYHLTILANDAYAEPGQDSRNIAGMEIVVIVQDVQDQPPVFTSAPPVTKLPPGILPGDKILQVHAEDGDKGNPREVRYGLVSENNPFTSFFDINETSGEIFLMRPLEDIAFITHVGDPVLLTVIAEEVKVGRDEPPALASTVQLAFFLPDRTNSPPYFENDHYVSRVDENAPQGTALTFVDPYVPRVYDDDTGKNGVFSLTLLNNNGTFEISPNVAERSAGFLIRVRDNSMLDYEQRHSVQFQVLAQELGPATNLSALVNVTVYINDVNDNAPVFEQPAYTVELPENMTAGTKVVQVLATDPDSGLGGKVRYTAILGYLNTSLNLDAETGLITVSTNKHGFDREVMPEYHLYVEARDMDGEGNRAQVPLILKLIDVNDETPIFDKDLYEFILTHDLMGFTTSAVIHAEDKDATAPNNEVRYEIINGNYDNQFVLDKVTGELTVREKINLRAKKNAKTRRRRQTAGSEDEDTDIFILTARAYDLGVPVRFSTTTIRIYPPESRKRTVKFVVPGHNPDKAKTEETLSALSGGKVYIHNIRPLRPDEPGAKDIAAGNPGIKERSVVTATVIYDSSSVVDISEIQQRLSQHNNSYAIMPTDSSRTDTLTPLQTQYKAENKVLFWLLILLATLVALTILILLLCCICSWCPLYGAATSQSGWEDAMPGRRRNLQIPERSPPAGSSTMDVSSLTKT; this is translated from the exons ATGGCTTCCACAAGTAGCAGTCAGCCGGAGAAGAACCGATCACATGTCCCGCTTTGCCGCCTGGGAACGGAGCCGATCAGTGGGACGAGTGCCGCTGAGGAGCCCAGTGGGCAGAGGGAATGCTACTACTACACCCCAGCTACCTCCCCGCACCACCATCTCTACAGCCACCACCACAATCGTCTGAAGCAGCACCACCGGcaccaccatcatcatcatcatcatcatcatcatgatCATCGGCATCAGCATCAGCATCATCGGAACCAGCAGATCCAGCACCACTGGCCATCGCGACTGGGTCCGATTGGTCCCTGGCTGGGCGCAATGACCGCCTATCGACTGCTGACAATCAGCCTCCTAATTGGCATTCTGTGTCCACATCACGTCCAGGGAGCGGACCCCAAGTTCGATCCGACCACGCGCATGCGCCTGGTTCTGGTGCCGGCGGACGCACAGGTCAACTCGGTAATCTACAGGTTGCGTGCCACCGACGAGGAGTTCGACTATCCGCTGACCTTCGAGTTCGTGGGCGATGCCAGCGCCTCCACCGTCAAGGTGGAATCGCTACCCTGCACCAAGTACAATTCGGTGTGCCAGGCGAATATCGTACTCCAGCGGCGATTGGAGCCGGGCAGGTACTATGACTTCCAGGTATCGGTGAAGGACACCAAGGGCGGAATGACCACGCAGCTCTGCTCAATTACGGCCACCAATTTCACCACGCCGCACGACCTCATCTTCCCGCACAAGCCCGGCATCATAATGATACCCGAG GATGCTAAACGCGGCACGGAATTGGATTATGTAATTGCCCGCAAGAATCCGCTGTTTCAGAAACCAGTCTACCTCGAGTTATGG GGTTCTCCGCTGTTTGCCATAAGACAAAAAATCGTATCTTCCGAGACCACAGAGGGAACCGTTTTCCTCCTGGGTCCACTGGACTTTGAGAAGCAAGCCATGTACCACCTAACGATACTAGCCAAT GATGCCTATGCTGAGCCTGGTCAGGATAGTCGCAATATAGCGGGAATGGAGATAGTGGTTATCGTCCAGGATGttcaggaccagccaccagtATTCACATCTGCTCCCCCAGTCACCAAACTGCCACCGGGAATACTGCCAGGCGATAAG ATATTACAAGTTCATGCTGAGGATGGCGACAAGGGCAATCCCCGGGAGGTTCGCTATGGATTGGTCTCCGAGAACAATCCGTTCACCTCGTTCTTCGACATCAACGAAACAAGCG GTGAGATCTTCCTGATGCGACCCCTCGAGGACATTGCCTTCATCACGCATGTGGGTGATCCGGTGCTGCTCACCGTAATTGCGGAAGAGGTTAAGGTGGGTCGTGACGAGCCGCCCGCACTGGCCTCCACGGTCCAATTGGCGTTCTTTCTGCCCGATCGCACCAATTCGCCGCCGTACTTCGAGAACGATCA CTACGTCTCGAGGGTGGACGAGAACGCCCCCCAAGGCACCGCACTGACGTTCGTTGATCCCTACGTGCCGCGGGTCTACGACGATGATACGGGCAAGAACGGCGTCTTCTCGCTGACGCTGCTCAACAACAACGGCACGTTCGAGATTAGCCCAAATGTGGCGGAACGGAGTGCGGGATTCCTGATCCGGGTGCGGGACAACTCCATGCTGGACTACGAGCAGCGGCACTCGGTGCAGTTCCAGGTACTGGCCCAGGAACTAGGGCCAGCCACCAATCTCTCCGCGCTGGTCAACGTTACGGTGTACATTAACGATGTGAACGATAATGCTCCGGTTTTCGAGCAGCCCGCCTATACGGTGGAACTGCCGGAGAACATGACGGCGGGCACTAAGGTGGTCCAAGTCCTGGCCACCGATCCGGATTCCGGTTTGGGTGGCAAGGTGCGATACACAGCCATTCTGGGCTATCTGAATACCTCCCTGAATCTGGATGCGGAGACGGGGCTGATCACGGTCTCCACCAACAAACACGGCTTTGATCGAGAAGTCATGCCCGAATACCATCTCTACGTGGAGGCCAGGGACATGGACGGCGAGGGGAATCGGGCTCAGGTGCCATTAATACTTAAGCTAATCGATGTCAACGACGAAACGCCCATTTTCGACAAGGATCTTTACGAGTTTATACTCACACACGACTTGATGGGCTTCACCACCAGCGCAGTGATCCATGCGGAGGATAAGGACGCCACTGCTCCGAATAATGAGGTGCGCTACGAGATCATCAATGGCAACTACGACAATCAGTTTGTCTTGGACAAGGTGACCGGTGAGCTGACGGTCAGGGAGAAGATCAACCTGCGAGCCAAGAAGAATGCCAAGACAAGAAGGCGTCGACAGACGGCGGGATCTGAGGATGAGGATACCGACATATTCATCCTGACAGCCAGAGCCTACGATCTGGGTGTTCCGGTGCGCTtctccaccaccaccattcGAATTTATCCTCCAGAAAGCCGCAAACGCACTGTGAAGTTTGTGGTGCCGGGACACAATCCGGACAAGGCCAAAACCGAGGAGACACTTTCGGCCCTCTCCGGTGGCAAGGTGTACATCCACAATATTCGGCCTCTGCGTCCGGATGAGCCAGGTGCCAAGGACATAGCAGCTGGGAATCCGGGCATCAAGGAGCGCAGTGTGGTGACGGCCACCGTGATTTATGACAGCTCCTCGGTGGTGGACATATCGGAGATTCAGCAGAGATTGTCCCAGCACAACAACTCCTATGCCATCATGCCGACGGACTCCTCGCGCACAGAC AC